The Bryobacteraceae bacterium genome includes a window with the following:
- the thiC gene encoding phosphomethylpyrimidine synthase: MNRASWAEQRLCDPVRTQMHYARKGLITEEMQYVAQREGLDPELVRSEVARGRMVIPANIRHTRLEPMAIGIAARCKINANIGNSASASNIAEELEKLHYAVRYGADTVMDLSTGGDIPAIRRAIIAESPVPVGTVPIYEAVSRVRRVEDLTADLVLEVIEEQAGQGVDYMTIHAGVLVQYIPLTTKRICGIVSRGGSIMAEWMVKNHKQNFLYERFEDICKIFQKYDVTFSLGDGLRPGALADASDEAQFAELRTLGELTKIAWNYDVQVMIEGPGHVPMDQIQRQVEEEMKWCHEAPFYTLGPLVTDIAPGYDHITSAIGAAMIGWYGASMLCYVTPKEHLGLPNKEDVKQGIIAYKIAAHAADVARGRKGARDWDDELSRARYRFDWNRQFELAIDPETARAYHDETLPDAGFKDAHFCSMCGPKFCAYNISQKVGQFTHEQALEVLGQKPQA; this comes from the coding sequence ATGAACAGAGCGAGCTGGGCCGAACAGCGGTTGTGTGATCCCGTGCGGACGCAGATGCACTACGCCCGCAAGGGCCTGATTACCGAAGAGATGCAATATGTCGCGCAGCGCGAGGGGCTCGATCCGGAACTCGTCCGCAGCGAAGTCGCCCGCGGGCGCATGGTCATCCCGGCCAACATCCGCCATACCCGCCTCGAGCCGATGGCCATCGGCATCGCCGCCCGCTGCAAGATCAACGCCAACATTGGCAATTCCGCCTCTGCGTCCAACATTGCGGAAGAGCTCGAGAAGCTCCATTACGCTGTCCGCTACGGCGCCGACACCGTGATGGACCTATCGACCGGAGGCGACATCCCTGCGATCCGCAGGGCGATCATCGCCGAGTCTCCCGTCCCCGTCGGCACCGTGCCCATCTATGAAGCGGTCTCGCGCGTCCGCCGCGTGGAGGATCTTACGGCGGACCTTGTTCTCGAAGTCATCGAAGAACAGGCCGGGCAGGGCGTCGACTACATGACCATCCACGCCGGCGTCCTCGTGCAATATATCCCCCTGACGACGAAACGCATTTGCGGGATTGTCAGCCGCGGCGGCTCCATCATGGCCGAGTGGATGGTGAAAAATCACAAGCAGAATTTCCTTTATGAAAGATTCGAGGATATCTGCAAAATTTTCCAGAAATATGACGTGACATTTTCGCTCGGCGACGGCCTCCGCCCCGGCGCTCTCGCCGACGCCAGCGACGAGGCCCAGTTCGCCGAGCTGCGCACGCTCGGCGAGCTCACGAAAATCGCCTGGAACTACGACGTGCAGGTGATGATCGAAGGCCCCGGCCACGTTCCCATGGACCAGATCCAGCGCCAGGTGGAAGAGGAGATGAAGTGGTGCCACGAGGCGCCTTTCTACACCCTCGGCCCCCTCGTCACCGACATCGCCCCCGGCTACGACCACATCACCAGCGCCATCGGCGCCGCCATGATCGGCTGGTACGGCGCTTCCATGCTCTGCTACGTCACCCCGAAAGAGCACCTCGGACTGCCGAACAAGGAAGACGTCAAGCAGGGCATCATCGCGTACAAGATCGCCGCCCACGCCGCCGACGTCGCCCGCGGACGCAAGGGCGCCCGCGACTGGGACGACGAGCTCAGCCGCGCCCGCTACCGCTTCGACTGGAACCGCCAGTTCGAACTCGCCATCGATCCCGAAACAGCGCGCGCCTATCACGACGAGACTCTGCCCGACGCCGGCTTCAAGGATGCGCACTTCTGCTCCATGTGCGGCCCGAAATTCTGCGCCTACAACATCAGCCAGAAGGTCGGGCAGTTCACGCACGAGCAGGCTCTGGAAGTTCTCGGCCAGAAGCCGCAGGCCTGA
- a CDS encoding ADP-heptose--LPS heptosyltransferase, which translates to MASYSSILIRAANWVGDAVLSLPAVQAVKERFPRARIAILARPWVADIYRFGDFADEIILYRKCSGWEAVRERLRVAAELRRRRFECALLLQNAFDAALVTALARIPVRIGYARDGRRWLLTHPVETPRPGQIPRHESFYYLELLRRAGWLDSLPARPEPRLSGVIRQPEPVIGVSPGAAFGSAKRWLPERFAAAAAALARRHGASVAVFGSSSERDLCETVASEIRASGVEARNLAGSTTLDEFIRAAARCMLFLTNDSGAMHIAAALGVPTVAVFGSTDPEATSPLGPRVRLVREPVECSPCLLRECPIDHRCMTRVSPERVVEEALALLSAS; encoded by the coding sequence GTGGCCTCTTACTCCAGCATCCTGATCCGGGCCGCCAACTGGGTCGGCGATGCGGTGCTCAGCCTGCCCGCGGTGCAGGCCGTGAAAGAACGCTTCCCCCGCGCCCGCATCGCCATCCTCGCCCGGCCCTGGGTGGCGGACATCTACCGGTTCGGGGATTTCGCCGACGAAATCATTCTCTACCGGAAATGTTCCGGATGGGAGGCCGTCCGCGAGCGGCTCCGCGTCGCCGCGGAGCTCCGCCGCCGCCGCTTCGAGTGCGCCCTGCTTCTGCAGAACGCCTTCGACGCCGCCCTCGTCACGGCTCTCGCCCGCATTCCGGTCCGCATCGGATACGCGCGCGACGGCCGCCGCTGGCTTCTCACGCATCCGGTCGAAACGCCCCGCCCCGGCCAGATCCCGCGCCACGAAAGCTTCTACTATCTCGAACTGCTCCGCCGCGCCGGCTGGCTCGACTCTCTCCCCGCCCGCCCGGAGCCCCGGCTCAGCGGCGTGATCCGCCAGCCGGAACCGGTCATCGGCGTCAGCCCCGGCGCCGCTTTCGGCTCGGCCAAACGCTGGCTGCCGGAGCGGTTCGCCGCCGCCGCTGCCGCTCTTGCGCGCCGCCACGGCGCTTCTGTCGCCGTCTTCGGCTCGTCCTCCGAGCGGGACCTCTGCGAAACAGTCGCGTCGGAGATCCGCGCCTCCGGCGTCGAGGCGCGCAACCTCGCCGGTTCGACCACGCTCGACGAATTCATCCGCGCCGCCGCGCGGTGCATGCTGTTCCTGACCAACGACTCCGGGGCCATGCACATCGCCGCCGCCCTTGGCGTCCCCACGGTTGCCGTCTTCGGTTCCACCGATCCCGAGGCCACCTCCCCTCTGGGGCCCCGCGTACGCCTGGTCCGGGAACCTGTCGAGTGCAGCCCGTGCCTGCTCCGCGAGTGCCCCATCGATCACCGCTGCATGACGCGCGTCAGTCCGGAGCGCGTGGTCGAGGAAGCGCTCGCCCTGCTCTCGGCTTCATAA
- the rfaF gene encoding lipopolysaccharide heptosyltransferase I, with the protein MKQVLVIRLGAMGDILHVLPAVASLRASSDVRIAWIVKPQFRELLDGSGIADEILEFRRSGVRPLLATLRNLRLRRFDCAVDFQGLIQSALVARLSRARRVIGFHRFLLREPFAALFYHDRVQSAAAHVVDRYFDLAAAAGAAQRLVQFPLPPGREEGRLPQDRFLLASPFAGWGSKQWPLEHWLALAELIHAELQLPLVFNVSPAQAAAFGTHKDIHLHVSSISGLIHATRRAAAVIGVDSGPMHLAAALDRPGVAIYGPTDPQRNGPYSRRIRVLRDPAARTSYARSAEPDPSMRAISPRQVLDALREVL; encoded by the coding sequence ATGAAGCAGGTTCTCGTCATCCGCCTCGGCGCCATGGGCGACATCCTGCATGTTCTGCCCGCCGTCGCCTCCCTTCGCGCCTCCTCGGATGTCCGCATCGCCTGGATCGTCAAGCCCCAGTTCCGGGAGCTGCTCGACGGCAGCGGTATCGCAGACGAGATTCTCGAATTCCGCCGCAGCGGCGTCCGGCCGCTTCTCGCCACGTTGCGCAATCTGCGCCTGCGCCGCTTTGATTGCGCCGTGGATTTTCAGGGCCTGATCCAGTCCGCTCTCGTCGCGCGCCTGTCCCGCGCCCGCCGCGTCATCGGCTTCCACCGTTTCCTGTTGCGCGAGCCTTTCGCCGCGCTGTTTTATCATGATCGGGTGCAGTCTGCTGCCGCCCATGTCGTCGACAGGTATTTCGACCTCGCCGCCGCAGCAGGCGCTGCCCAGAGGCTCGTCCAGTTTCCGCTCCCGCCGGGCCGCGAGGAAGGACGCCTGCCGCAGGACCGTTTTCTCCTTGCCTCGCCGTTTGCAGGCTGGGGATCCAAGCAATGGCCGCTGGAGCACTGGCTCGCCCTCGCGGAGCTCATCCATGCTGAACTGCAGCTTCCTCTGGTGTTCAATGTCAGCCCTGCCCAGGCGGCAGCGTTCGGGACGCACAAGGACATCCATCTCCACGTCTCCTCCATTTCAGGCCTGATCCACGCCACCCGCCGCGCCGCCGCCGTCATCGGCGTCGACAGCGGTCCCATGCACCTGGCCGCTGCGCTGGACCGCCCCGGCGTCGCCATTTATGGGCCGACGGACCCGCAGCGCAACGGTCCGTATTCACGCCGCATCCGCGTCCTCCGCGACCCTGCCGCCCGCACAAGCTACGCGCGGTCTGCGGAGCCCGATCCGTCCATGCGCGCCATCTCTCCCCGTCAGGTCCTGGATGCGTTGCGGGAGGTGCTCTGA